A part of Streptomyces sp. NBC_01451 genomic DNA contains:
- the pepN gene encoding aminopeptidase N, whose translation MPGTNLTREEAQARAKLLTVDSYEIELDLSGAQEGGTYRSVTTVRFDSAETGAESFIDLVAPTVREVTLNGDALDPDEVFKDSRIALPGLLAGRNVLRVVADCAYTNTGEGLHRFVDPVDQQAYLYTQFEVPDARRVFASFEQPDLKATFQFTVTAPSGWTVISNSPTPEPKDDVWRFEPTPRISTYITALIVGPYHSVHSVYEADGQTVPLGIYCRPSLAEFLDSDAIFAVTRQGFEWFQEKFDYAYPFKKYDQLFVPEFNAGAMENAGAVTIRDQYVFRSKVTDAAYETRAETILHELAHMWFGDLVTMEWWNDLWLNESFATYTSIACQAYAPGSRWPHSWTTFANSMKTWAYRQDQLPSTHPIMAEIRDLDDVLVNFDGITYAKGASVLKQLVAYVGMDAFFAGVQAYFKQHAYGNTRLSDLLGALEETSGRDLKAWSKSWLETAGINILRPEIETDADGVITSFAIRQEAPALPAGAKGEPTLRPHRIAVGLYDLDDESGKLLRDDETGRIELDVDGELTAVPQLVGRRRPAVILLNDDDLSYSKVRLDDDSLAFVTEHLGDFEASLPRALCWASAWDMTRDAELATRDYLSLVLSGIGKESDIGVVQSLQRQVKLAIELYADPAARETLLTRWTDATLAHLRTSEAGSDHQLAWARAFAATARTPEQLDLLDALLEGTQTIEGLAVDTELRWSFVQRLAAVGRFDEDQIAGEYERDKTAAGERHAATARAARPTPEAKAEAWASVIESDKLPNAVQEAVIGGFVQTDQRELLEPYTDKYFAVVKEAWDSRSHEIAQQIAVGLYPAVQVSQETLAKTDAWLTAAEPNAALRRLVSESRSGVERALRAQAADAAAS comes from the coding sequence GTGCCTGGCACAAACCTGACCCGCGAAGAGGCGCAAGCGCGGGCGAAGCTGCTCACTGTTGACTCGTACGAGATCGAGCTCGACCTCTCCGGCGCACAGGAGGGCGGCACCTACAGGTCCGTGACCACAGTGCGCTTCGACTCCGCCGAGACCGGCGCGGAGTCCTTCATCGACCTGGTGGCCCCGACCGTACGCGAGGTCACCCTCAACGGGGACGCGCTCGACCCCGACGAGGTCTTCAAGGACTCCCGGATCGCGCTGCCGGGACTGCTGGCGGGCCGCAACGTGCTGCGCGTCGTCGCCGACTGCGCCTACACCAACACCGGTGAGGGTCTGCACCGCTTCGTCGACCCGGTCGACCAGCAGGCATACCTCTACACCCAGTTCGAGGTGCCGGACGCCCGGCGCGTGTTCGCCTCGTTCGAGCAGCCGGACCTCAAGGCGACCTTCCAGTTCACGGTGACCGCGCCGTCCGGCTGGACCGTCATCTCCAACTCGCCGACGCCCGAGCCGAAGGACGACGTCTGGCGCTTCGAGCCGACGCCGCGCATCTCCACGTACATCACCGCGCTCATCGTCGGGCCGTACCACTCGGTCCACAGTGTGTACGAGGCGGACGGGCAGACCGTTCCGCTCGGCATCTACTGCCGGCCCTCGCTCGCCGAGTTCCTCGACTCCGACGCCATCTTCGCGGTGACCCGGCAGGGCTTCGAGTGGTTCCAGGAGAAGTTCGACTACGCGTACCCCTTCAAGAAGTACGACCAGTTGTTCGTTCCCGAGTTCAACGCCGGTGCCATGGAGAACGCGGGCGCGGTCACCATCCGCGACCAGTACGTGTTCCGCTCCAAGGTCACCGACGCCGCGTACGAGACGCGCGCCGAGACGATCCTGCACGAGCTGGCGCACATGTGGTTCGGCGACCTCGTCACCATGGAGTGGTGGAACGACCTGTGGCTGAACGAGTCGTTCGCCACCTACACCTCCATCGCCTGCCAGGCGTACGCCCCCGGCTCGCGCTGGCCGCACTCCTGGACCACCTTCGCCAACTCCATGAAGACGTGGGCGTACCGCCAGGACCAGCTGCCGTCCACCCACCCGATCATGGCGGAGATCCGCGACCTCGACGACGTCCTCGTCAACTTCGACGGCATCACGTACGCCAAGGGCGCCTCCGTACTGAAGCAGCTCGTCGCGTACGTCGGCATGGACGCGTTCTTCGCGGGCGTGCAGGCCTACTTCAAGCAGCACGCGTACGGCAACACGCGGCTCAGCGACCTGCTGGGCGCCCTGGAGGAGACCTCCGGGCGTGATCTGAAGGCGTGGTCGAAGTCGTGGCTGGAGACGGCCGGTATCAACATCCTGCGTCCGGAGATCGAGACGGACGCCGACGGGGTCATCACCTCCTTCGCCATCCGCCAGGAGGCCCCCGCCCTGCCCGCCGGTGCCAAGGGTGAGCCCACGCTCCGGCCGCACCGTATCGCCGTCGGTCTGTACGACCTCGACGACGAGAGCGGCAAGCTGCTGCGTGACGACGAGACCGGGCGCATCGAGCTGGACGTCGACGGCGAGCTGACGGCCGTACCGCAGCTGGTCGGCAGGCGCCGTCCGGCCGTGATCCTGCTCAACGACGACGACCTGTCGTACTCCAAGGTCCGCCTCGACGACGACTCCCTCGCGTTCGTCACCGAGCACCTGGGCGACTTCGAGGCCTCCCTCCCGCGCGCGCTGTGCTGGGCCTCCGCCTGGGACATGACCCGCGACGCCGAACTGGCCACCCGCGACTACCTCTCCCTCGTCCTGTCGGGCATCGGCAAGGAGTCGGACATCGGCGTCGTGCAGTCGCTCCAGCGGCAGGTGAAGCTGGCGATCGAGCTGTACGCCGACCCGGCCGCCCGCGAGACCCTGCTGACCCGCTGGACGGACGCCACGCTGGCCCACCTCCGGACGTCCGAGGCGGGCTCCGACCACCAGCTGGCCTGGGCCCGCGCCTTCGCGGCCACGGCCCGTACGCCGGAGCAGCTGGACCTGCTGGACGCCCTGCTGGAGGGCACGCAGACCATCGAGGGGCTGGCCGTCGACACCGAGCTGCGCTGGTCGTTCGTCCAGCGGCTGGCGGCCGTCGGGCGCTTCGACGAGGACCAGATCGCGGGCGAGTACGAGCGGGACAAGACGGCCGCCGGTGAGCGGCACGCCGCCACCGCCCGGGCCGCCCGGCCGACCCCGGAGGCCAAGGCGGAGGCCTGGGCGTCGGTCATCGAGTCCGACAAGCTGCCGAACGCCGTCCAGGAGGCCGTCATCGGCGGCTTCGTCCAGACCGACCAGCGCGAGCTGCTGGAGCCGTACACC
- a CDS encoding aspartate-semialdehyde dehydrogenase, whose translation MRVGIVGATGQVGTVMRRILVEREFPVTELRLFASARSAGSALDGVTVEDAATADYTGLDIVLFSAGGATSKALAEKVAAQGAVVIDNSSAWRRDPDVPLVVSEVNPHAIVDRPKGIIANPNCTTMAAMPVLKPLHAEAGLDALVVATYQAVSGSGVAGVAELHGQAQKVVADADKLTHDGSAVDFPEPQVYQRPIAFNVVPLAGNLVDDGSFETDEEQKLRNESRKILEIPELKVSGTCVRVPVFSGHSLQVNARFARPLSVERATELLAGAPGVILSDIPTPLQAAGQDASFVGRVRADETSENGLAFFVSNDNLRKGAALNAVQIAELVAVELSAR comes from the coding sequence GTGAGGGTCGGAATCGTCGGAGCCACCGGTCAGGTCGGCACGGTCATGCGCAGGATCCTCGTCGAGCGGGAGTTCCCGGTCACCGAGCTGCGCCTGTTCGCCTCTGCCCGCTCGGCGGGGTCGGCCCTCGACGGTGTGACGGTGGAGGACGCGGCGACGGCCGACTACACCGGCCTCGACATCGTGCTGTTCTCGGCGGGCGGCGCGACCTCGAAGGCGCTGGCGGAGAAGGTGGCCGCGCAGGGTGCCGTCGTGATCGACAACTCGTCGGCGTGGCGCCGGGACCCGGACGTACCCCTGGTCGTCTCCGAGGTGAACCCGCACGCGATCGTCGACCGCCCCAAGGGCATCATCGCCAACCCGAACTGCACGACGATGGCCGCGATGCCGGTCCTCAAGCCGCTGCACGCCGAGGCGGGCCTCGACGCGCTGGTCGTCGCGACCTACCAGGCGGTGTCCGGTTCGGGTGTGGCGGGTGTGGCGGAACTGCACGGGCAGGCGCAGAAGGTGGTCGCCGACGCGGACAAGCTGACGCACGACGGTTCGGCGGTCGACTTCCCCGAGCCGCAGGTCTACCAGCGGCCGATCGCGTTCAACGTGGTGCCGCTGGCGGGCAATCTGGTGGACGACGGTTCGTTCGAGACGGACGAGGAGCAGAAGCTCCGCAACGAGTCCCGCAAGATCCTGGAGATCCCGGAGCTGAAGGTGTCCGGTACGTGTGTCCGCGTGCCGGTGTTCTCGGGGCACTCGCTCCAGGTGAACGCGCGGTTCGCGCGCCCGCTGTCGGTGGAGCGGGCGACGGAGCTGCTGGCGGGGGCGCCCGGTGTGATCCTGTCGGACATCCCGACCCCCCTCCAGGCGGCCGGCCAGGACGCGTCGTTCGTGGGCCGTGTCCGTGCCGACGAGACGTCGGAGAACGGGCTCGCCTTCTTCGTCTCCAACGACAACCTGCGCAAGGGCGCGGCGCTGAACGCGGTGCAGATCGCGGAGCTGGTGGCGGTGGAGCTGAGCGCCCGGTAG
- a CDS encoding S8 family serine peptidase, whose protein sequence is MTLTPQREPISGARRVARIAVAAGLVAALSAAGPIPMAFSADSATDAAPADGAVKSAHDKLGSDDAELLSEAKADGDKTVTMMIATAPGQTEQVASQLDAVQGGIVGRTFDKVGYVRASVPTAKADAAIAAAAKLSSVHGIDLRQDIPLDDPTPSADTASAPQASAAKTKTYAAPDKNTPAENPYNPSFETGAVDFVKKNPKADGRGITIGILDSGIDLAHPALQKTTTGERKIVDWVTATDPVSDGDGSWLRQTRAVAGPAFAITTTSQGTENFTAPVGDYKFSYFSEAVTAGGDEAGDVNRDGDKTDVWGVLYNAAAGTVTVDVNDNHDFTDDTPMKAYKDGYQVGYFGTDNPATEVAERIPFVVEVRKDVVYNAAGAKADYANIGIISSEHGTHVAGITAANSLFGGKMNGAAPGAKLVSSRACLFAAGCTNVALTEGMIDLVVNRGVDIVNMSIGGLPALNDGNNARAELYTRLIDTYGVQLVISAGNSGPGANTIGDPGLADKVISVGASISKETWASNYGSIVSKKYAMMPFSSRGPREDGGFTPTITAPGAAINTTQTWLPGSPVAQAGYTLPAGYSMLQGTSMASPQAAGASALLLSAAKEKGIALTPADLRTALVSNADHIKDTQAYEEGAGLINIVDAWKAIKAGATAHDYTVKAPVDTAIDFALKTPGFGTGLYDREGGLKAGVKKSYEITVTRTSGPAKPVRHELHFENNAGDTFKIVGSDEVKLELNKPVTVKVAAKSATAGIKSAILEVDDPKTEGIDKQILTTVVVSTPVKYTFSASNSVQRNSTQSYFLTVPEGAKTLEVAISGLAATSQTRFISIHPYGVAVEDTGTPYCYSNYPNTNGCAPDVRSYPNPQPGVWEVEVESRRTSPLLDNPYKLDATVLGATFDPDVVTVPEAKVGTPIAASWKVTNNLAAVDGKLAGGPLGSALNARPTIAEGETQTTTVEVPAGAASLDVAIGNVSDTAADLDLVVYNAAGTAVGTSADGDSEEAVSIASPAAGTYTVEVIGYAVPAGSTAYDYQDVFYSSALGSIQVSDAPVKLGTGASATVSGNIVASAVAPAGREFFGQVSLVNAHGTVAGIGNVKIEKVTP, encoded by the coding sequence ATGACCCTCACCCCTCAGCGCGAACCGATCTCGGGCGCGAGACGTGTGGCGCGCATAGCCGTCGCCGCCGGACTGGTGGCCGCGCTCTCCGCGGCAGGGCCCATACCCATGGCCTTCTCCGCGGACTCGGCGACGGACGCGGCCCCGGCCGACGGCGCCGTCAAGTCGGCACACGACAAGCTCGGTTCCGACGACGCCGAACTTCTCTCCGAGGCCAAGGCCGACGGCGACAAGACCGTCACGATGATGATCGCCACCGCGCCGGGCCAGACCGAGCAGGTCGCCTCGCAGCTGGACGCGGTCCAGGGCGGCATCGTCGGCCGGACCTTCGACAAGGTCGGCTACGTCCGCGCCAGCGTCCCGACCGCGAAGGCCGACGCGGCCATCGCCGCCGCCGCCAAGCTCTCCTCCGTGCACGGGATCGACCTGCGACAGGACATCCCGCTGGACGACCCGACGCCGAGTGCCGACACCGCCTCCGCCCCCCAGGCGAGTGCCGCCAAGACCAAGACCTACGCGGCGCCCGACAAGAACACGCCCGCCGAGAACCCGTACAACCCGTCCTTCGAGACGGGCGCCGTCGACTTCGTGAAGAAGAACCCGAAGGCGGACGGCCGCGGCATCACCATCGGCATCCTCGACTCCGGTATCGACCTGGCGCACCCCGCGCTGCAGAAGACCACCACCGGCGAGCGCAAGATCGTCGACTGGGTGACGGCCACCGACCCGGTCTCCGACGGCGACGGCAGCTGGCTGCGGCAGACGAGGGCGGTCGCCGGTCCGGCCTTCGCCATCACCACAACCAGCCAGGGCACCGAGAACTTCACGGCGCCGGTCGGCGACTACAAGTTCAGCTACTTCTCCGAGGCCGTCACCGCCGGTGGCGACGAGGCCGGTGACGTCAACCGCGACGGCGACAAGACCGACGTCTGGGGCGTGCTGTACAACGCCGCCGCCGGCACGGTCACCGTCGACGTGAACGACAACCACGACTTCACCGACGACACGCCGATGAAGGCCTACAAGGACGGCTACCAGGTCGGCTACTTCGGCACGGACAACCCGGCGACCGAGGTCGCCGAGCGCATCCCGTTCGTCGTCGAGGTCCGCAAGGACGTCGTCTACAACGCGGCCGGCGCGAAGGCCGACTACGCGAACATCGGCATCATCTCGTCCGAGCACGGCACCCACGTCGCCGGTATCACCGCGGCGAACAGCCTGTTCGGCGGCAAGATGAACGGTGCCGCGCCCGGCGCGAAGCTCGTGTCGTCCCGCGCCTGCCTCTTCGCCGCGGGCTGCACCAACGTCGCGCTGACCGAGGGCATGATCGACCTCGTCGTCAACCGTGGCGTCGACATCGTCAACATGTCGATCGGCGGCCTCCCGGCCCTGAACGACGGCAACAACGCGCGCGCCGAGCTGTACACGCGTCTGATCGACACGTACGGCGTCCAGCTCGTGATCTCGGCCGGCAACTCCGGCCCCGGTGCCAACACGATCGGTGACCCCGGTCTGGCCGACAAGGTCATCTCGGTCGGCGCGTCCATCTCCAAGGAGACCTGGGCGTCCAACTACGGCTCGATCGTGTCGAAGAAGTACGCGATGATGCCGTTCTCCTCGCGCGGCCCGCGTGAGGACGGCGGCTTCACGCCGACGATCACCGCGCCCGGCGCCGCGATCAACACCACGCAGACCTGGCTGCCCGGCTCCCCGGTCGCCCAGGCGGGCTACACCCTCCCGGCCGGCTACTCGATGCTCCAGGGCACCTCGATGGCGTCCCCGCAGGCCGCCGGCGCCTCGGCGCTGCTGCTGTCGGCCGCCAAGGAGAAGGGCATCGCCCTCACCCCGGCCGACCTCCGCACGGCCCTGGTCTCGAACGCCGACCACATCAAGGACACCCAGGCGTACGAAGAGGGCGCGGGCCTCATCAACATCGTGGACGCGTGGAAGGCCATCAAGGCCGGCGCCACCGCCCACGACTACACGGTCAAGGCCCCGGTCGACACCGCGATCGACTTCGCGCTGAAGACCCCGGGCTTCGGCACCGGCCTGTACGACCGCGAGGGCGGCCTCAAGGCCGGCGTCAAGAAGTCGTACGAGATCACCGTGACGCGTACGTCCGGGCCCGCCAAGCCGGTCCGGCACGAGCTGCACTTCGAGAACAACGCCGGTGACACCTTCAAGATCGTCGGCTCCGACGAGGTCAAGCTGGAGCTGAACAAGCCGGTCACCGTCAAGGTCGCCGCGAAGTCGGCCACGGCCGGTATCAAGAGCGCGATCCTCGAGGTGGACGACCCGAAGACCGAGGGCATCGACAAGCAGATCCTCACCACGGTCGTGGTGTCGACGCCGGTCAAGTACACGTTCTCCGCGTCGAACTCGGTGCAGCGCAACAGCACCCAGTCCTACTTCCTGACCGTGCCCGAGGGCGCCAAGACCCTTGAGGTCGCGATCAGCGGACTGGCCGCCACCAGCCAGACCCGGTTCATCTCGATCCACCCGTACGGTGTCGCCGTCGAGGACACGGGCACTCCGTACTGCTACAGCAACTACCCGAACACCAACGGCTGCGCGCCCGACGTGCGTTCGTACCCGAACCCGCAGCCGGGTGTCTGGGAGGTCGAGGTCGAGTCGCGCCGTACGTCGCCGCTGCTCGACAACCCGTACAAGCTGGACGCCACCGTCCTGGGCGCGACCTTCGACCCGGACGTCGTGACCGTTCCCGAGGCCAAGGTCGGCACGCCGATCGCCGCCTCCTGGAAGGTGACGAACAACCTCGCCGCGGTCGACGGCAAGCTGGCCGGCGGTCCGCTCGGCTCCGCGCTGAACGCCCGTCCGACCATCGCCGAGGGCGAGACCCAGACGACCACGGTCGAGGTGCCCGCGGGCGCCGCGTCCCTGGACGTCGCCATCGGCAACGTCTCCGACACGGCCGCCGACCTCGACCTGGTCGTGTACAACGCGGCCGGCACCGCGGTCGGCACCTCCGCCGACGGAGACTCGGAGGAGGCGGTCTCCATCGCCTCGCCCGCCGCCGGCACGTACACCGTCGAGGTCATCGGCTACGCGGTCCCGGCCGGCTCGACGGCCTACGACTACCAGGACGTCTTCTACTCGTCCGCCCTGGGCTCCATCCAGGTCTCCGACGCCCCGGTGAAGCTCGGCACGGGCGCCTCGGCGACCGTCTCCGGCAACATCGTCGCCTCGGCGGTCGCGCCGGCGGGCCGTGAGTTCTTCGGCCAGGTGTCCCTGGTGAACGCGCACGGCACGGTCGCCGGTATCGGCAACGTGAAGATCGAGAAGGTCACGCCGTAG
- a CDS encoding sigma-70 family RNA polymerase sigma factor gives MLRRKARRVQEDDHGDPLDTAQERRVRAVLALGGVPQADLLDGVQQVRLRLLERTANGHEAPRDVSAWAAVVASNLAMDWHRAKRRQERLGERLASLRQPVAHPSGEETSLLSLAVARGLDDLPDPQRQVVVLRFYADLPVRGIAEELGIPEGTVKSRLHTAVRALRARLHEDEVV, from the coding sequence GTGCTGCGCAGAAAGGCCCGGCGCGTCCAGGAGGACGACCACGGCGACCCGCTGGACACGGCGCAGGAGCGCAGGGTCCGGGCGGTGCTCGCGCTCGGCGGTGTGCCGCAGGCGGACCTGCTGGACGGGGTACAGCAGGTCCGCCTGCGGCTGCTGGAACGCACCGCGAACGGACACGAGGCGCCGCGTGACGTGTCGGCGTGGGCGGCGGTCGTCGCCTCCAACCTCGCCATGGACTGGCACCGGGCCAAGCGCCGCCAGGAACGGCTGGGGGAGCGGCTCGCCTCCCTGCGCCAGCCGGTGGCCCACCCTTCCGGCGAGGAGACGAGCCTGCTCTCCCTGGCCGTCGCCCGGGGACTCGACGACCTGCCCGACCCCCAGCGCCAGGTGGTGGTCCTGCGTTTCTACGCCGACCTGCCGGTACGCGGGATCGCCGAGGAGCTGGGCATCCCGGAAGGCACGGTCAAGAGCAGGCTGCACACGGCGGTACGGGCACTGCGCGCCCGCCTGCACGAGGACGAGGTGGTGTGA